The sequence CGAGTCGCTCGGCGCCAAGTTCATCGCCGTGGAGGACGACGAGTTCCGCCAGGCGGAGACGGCCGGCGGCTACGCCAAGGAAATGTCGGACGAATACAAGAAGAAGCAGGCCGAGCTGGTCGCTTCGCACATCGCCAAGCAGGACATCGTCGTCACCACCGCCCTGATCCCCGGCCGGCCCGCGCCGCGCCTGATCACCAAGGAGATGGTCGCCTCGATGAAGCCCGGCTCGGTGATCGTCGACCTCGCCGTCGAGCGCGGCGGCAATGTCGAGGGCGCTGTGCCCGGTAAGGTCGCCCAGGTGGGCGAGGTGAAGATCGTCGGCCACCTCAACGTGCCCGGCCGTCTCGCCGCTTCCGCCTCGGCGCTCTACGCCAAGAACCTGGTCGCCTTCGCCGAGACTCTCGTCGACAAGGAGGCCAAGGCCATTGCCGTGAACTGGGAGGACGAGCTGGTCAAGGCGACCGTCCTCACCCGCGACGGCAAGGTGGTTCACCCGGCCTTCGCGCCGGCAGCCGGATAAAGGGGGGACGCATGTCGGAACTCAACGCCAACGAAACGCTGGAGCGCGCCCGCGCCGCTGCGGAAGCCGCACGCGAGGCGGCTGAAACCGCCCAGGCGGCAGCCGATGCGGCCCGCGGCTATGCGGACCAGATCGCCGGCGGGGCGAGCGACTCGATCGCTCATGCCGCCTCCGCCCTCACGGGCGGCGCGATCGATCCCTTCGTCTTCCAGTTCACCATCTTCGTGCTGGCGATCTTCGTCGGCTACTACGTGGTCTGGTCGGTGACGCCGGCCCTGCACACGCCGCTGATGTCGGTCACGAACGCTATTTCGAGCGTGATCGTGGTCGGCGCGCTGCTGGCCGTGGGCGTCGACCTTGCCGCCGATGGCGCAGCTTACGCGCGGGGCTTCGGCTTCCTTGCGCTGATCATGGCCAGCGTCAACATCTTCGGCGGCTTCCTGGTCACGCAGCGCATGCTCGCCATGTACAAGAAGAAGCAGAGATAGGGGGCCGGACACGATGCTTTCCGCCAATGTCACGGCCGTCCTCTATGTGATTTCGGCTGTTCTCTTCATCCTGGCGCTGCGCGGGCTGTCCAGCCCCGAGACATCGCGCCAGGGCAACATGTTCGGCATGGTCGGCATGGCGATTGCCATCGTCACGACCCTGCTGACCGCCGCACCCGGCTTCAGCGGCCTGGCGCTCATCGTTGGCGGCCTCGCCATCGGCGGCGGCGTCGGTGCGGTGATCGCCAAGCGCGTGCCGATGACCGCCATGCCGCAGCTGGTCGCCGCCTTCCACTCGCTGGTCGGCATGGCCGCGGTGCTGGTGGCCGCCGGTGCGCTCTATGCGCCCCAGGCCTTCGGCATCGGCACGGTCGGCACCATCCACGGGGCCAGCCTCGTGGAGATGTCGCTCGGCGTCGCCATCGGCGCGATCACCTTCACCGGTTCGGTCATCGCCTTCGCCAAGCTCGACGGGCGCATGTCCGGCGCGCCGATCATGCTGCCCGCACGCCACCTCATCAATGGCGGCCTGGCGGCGCTGATCGTCCTCATGGTCATCATCTTCGTCGCGACCGAGAGCCACACCGTCTTCTGGATGATCGTCGTCCTGTCGCTGATCTTCGGCGGCCTGATCATCATCCCGATCGGCGGCGCGGACATGCCGGTCGTGGTGTCCATGCTCAACTCCTATTCGGGCTGGGCGGCTGCCGGCATCGGCTTCACGCTGGGCAACATGGCGCTGATCGTCGTCGGCGCGCTGGTCGGCTCGTCCGGCGCCATCCTGTCCTACATCATGTGCAAGGGCATGAACCGCTCCTTCATCTCCGTCATTCTCGGCGGCTTCGGCGGCGAGACCGCTGCGGCCGGCGGTGGCGGGGCGGACGACCGTCCGGTCAAGCAGGGCTCTGCCGAGGACGCGGCCTTCATCATGAAGAACGCCGCCAAGGTCATCATCGTGCCGGGCTACGGCATGGCGGTTGCCCAGGCGCAACACGCCCTGCGCGAGCTCGCCGACACGCTCAAGGAGGAGGGCGTCGAGGTCAAGTACGCCATCCACCCGGTGGCGGGCCGCATGCCCGGCCACATGAACGTGCTGTTGGCAGAGGCCAACGTGCCGTATGACGAGGTCTTCGAGCTGGAGGATATCAACTCCGAGTTCGCCCAGGCCGACGTCGTCTACGTCATCGGCGCCAACGACGTCACCAACCCGGCAGCGCGCGACGATCCGTCCTCGCCGATCTACGGCATGCCGATCCTCGACGTCGACAAGGCCGGCACGGTGCTCTTCGTCAAGCGCGGCATGGGCTCCGGCTATGCCGGCATCCAGAACGAGCTGTTCTTCCTGGACAAGACGATGATGCTGTTCGGCGACGCCAAGAAGATGACCGAGGGCATCGTCAAGGCGCTCTGAGCCCCGCGCTCGTCCTTACAACGCACGCAAGTCGCGGCGCGCCTCCCAGGGGGCGCGCCGTTTGCGTTCTTGCAGGAGGCGAACCGGATGCCTGTCAAGCAGGCTCAGGCCGGGCGGGCTCAGGCGCGGTGCTGCAGCAGGAGCGTTCCTTGGGCCAGCTGGTGCTGCGCCTCGAAGCCCACGCAGAAGGCCGGGATGGCGCTTGCGGCCATCGGCCGGGCGAACAGGAAGCCCTGCACGATCTGGCAACCGGTTTCGTGGACGAAGCGCAGTTGGTCCGCCGTCTCGATGCCCTCGATCAGCGTTTCGGCGCCGAGCGTCTCGGCCAGCTGCAGGATGCCCTGCACGATGCTGGCGCGGATGTGCTCGTCGCCCTCCAGCACGAAGGAGCGGTCGATCTTCAGCACGTCCGGCTTCAGCCGCATCAGGTAGGCGATGTTGGAATAGCCGGAGCCGAAATCGTCGAGCGCCAGCCGGACGCCGAGCTCGGCAAGGGCGGCCAGGTTGGCTTCCACCTGGACATCGTCGATCAGCAGCACCCCTTCGGTGATCTCGATCTCGAGCTGGCGCGCCGTCAGGCCGTGGCGGCCGAGCGCTGCCGCCACCAGTTCCGCAAGACCCGGGGTCTGGAAGGTGCGCGGCGACAGGTTGACCGACACCCGCAGCCGCCGTCCCGCCTCGGCCCAGGAGGCCGCGGTGCGGCAGGCCTCGTCGATCACGAACCGGTCGAGTTCGGCGATCTGGTCGCCTTCCTCCAGGATCGGGATGAACAGCGCCGGCGGGATGATCTCGCCGGTGGCGGTGTCGCGCCAGCGCACCAGCGCCTCGACACCGGTCACCGTGCCGCAGCCGATATGAACCTGCGGCTGGAATTCGAGGAACAGCTGCCCGGCCGCCAGCGCCTGCGGCAACGACGTGCGCAGCGCCTCGGCGCGGTCGCGACGATCCGAGATGCCCGCCTCGAAGAACACCTGGCGCCCGCGTCCGCGGGCCTTGGCCTCATAAAGGGCGGCGTCCGCCGCCACGATCGTCGCGTCGATCGTCGGGCCGTCGTCCGGCCAGACCGCAATGCCGCAACTGAAATGCAGCGGGATCGTCTCGCCCTTGAAGACCAGCTCCGGTGGCGAGGACATGCGCTCGGCGATCAGCGCGGCGAGATCGCCGGCCTCGTCCTGCGGCAAGGACAGCGTTGCGACGAACTCGTCGCCGCCCCAGCGCGCAACGATGCCGCGATCGCCGAACCGCTCCACCAGCCAGTCGGCCGCCGTCTTCAGCAGCTCGTCGCCCGCCAGATGGCCGTGCCGGTCGTTGACCGCCTTGAACCGGTCGAGATCGAAGATGAGCAGGGCCTGCCTTGGCGCCGGCCCGGCCGCCGTCGTCGCCGTGGCCCATTCGGTAAAGCCGCGACGGTTGGCGAGACCGGTCAGGCTGTCGATGCCGCTGACCAGCTTCAGCTCGGTGACCATCCGCCTGTTGCGCCAGCGCAGGGCCAGCGAGATGAAGGACAGCACCAGCAGCATGGTCACACTGGCGATGACCTCGAACCAGGCACCGGCAGAATTCTCGGCCCGCTGCTTCAGCGCCTCGTCGATATCCGCCTCGACACCGCGCATGTAGTCGCCGATCTCGCGCGTCAGTTCGAAACTGGTGCGGCGCAGGTCGGTGAGCGTCGTCTGATTGATGGGGGTTTCTCCCGAGGCAAGCCGGTCGAGGCCGTCGAGCAGCGCCCAGGCGATGGGTGCCACGCCGGAATCGGGCTCGACCAGCGGGCCCCGGGTCAGACCGCCCAGGACCTCCAGACGGATGTGGAAGTGGTCGGCAGCATTGGAGACCAGCCCCCGCGCTTCCGGCGAGGCGGCATCGAGGCTCAGCGCCTGCAACATGCCGTCCACCCGCGCCACCTCGGCGAAGGTGTAGCGCATGTGGCGCACCATGTGCTGCCCGGCATCGGGCTCCGGCTGGTTCAGCGTGGCGACACCGCGCAGCGCCACCAGCGTCGCCACCAGGCAGGCGCAAGCCACCGCGCCGCCGACCAGCCACGGCTGCACCGGACGGAGCAGCGCAGATTGCGCAAGGATCCGTCTGAAGCCGTTCACCACTCGATCTCGACGATCAGCCAGACGCTGCGGTCGGCATAGGTGCGTGTATCCAGTTCCGGATACTGCCCGACCGGATAGATGATCCGTGCCGGGCCGCGTTGGCGCGGGGTCAGCCGCTCCTGGCCGGCGCGGGTCGCGACGACGATGGGCCACCGTTCCCAGTCCTGGCGCGGGATGTCGGCCGAATAGCCATCGGAGGCGCGCACCACCAGGCCCTCGGCCTCGCTGGCGCCGATCATGCGGACGAGTTCGGACAGGAGAACCCCACGAAAGTCGATCAGCGACTCGTCGGGGCTGGCGCGGCCACGGATCTCGACCATCGGCAGGCGCTCGATCTCGTCGAGGGACAGGTCTCGCGTCACGCCGCCATGCCTCAACAGGATGGTCCCGGCCGCCGTCACCCGATCGGAAGGCGACAGACCCGCCGCCTGCGCCGTCAACGGTCCTGCGAGAAAAACAGCCGCACCCAGAAGAGCTGCGAACATCCGTGCGAGGGGCATGCGGTCCTCCATCCGGCAGTCGTCCAGGAAGACCTAATCCATCTTGCACGACGCCTTTATCTGCCTATGGCGGACCATAGCCCGCCGCCGTGAAGGCAAGCTTAACCTCTCCGCACTTTTCGCAGGATTCAACGCGCAGCAGAGCGGGAAGGCCGGGGTCGCGGCGCGGTACCCGGCATACGGCAAATGCGATTCGCCCTCAATGCAGGGCGAGCGGCGCGCCTCCGGGGGCGAGCCGCTTTCTTTCTGCTCTTTTCCATCGCCCGCTTGCGGCCAATTTCCGGTTGCGGCCGGTTGGTGGCTTCCCCTTGCACCGCGCGCTTTGATGGGCGCGGGGGACTCCCATGATGATACTCAAAGCACTTTGCCTGATGGGCGCGCTCGGGCCGGCCGGCCCCTATACGCCCGTCGATCCGCCCGCCGCCACGCTCGTCCAGGCGCGCCGCGGGCTCACCTGCAAGCAGATGCCCGATTGCCGCTCGGCGGTGATCCTGTGGTGCTCCGGCTATGGCCGCGCCGATGGCGACGGCGACGGCATCCCTTGTGAGAATGTGTGCTCCTCACGGCGCCAGGTCGAGGCGATCCTGCGGGAGATCGGCTGCAACAAGTAGCGGCACGACAGGCACGTCGCCGCCACGAAAAAACCCGGCACGCGGGGCTCGCATGCCGGGTTTCATCGGGTCTGGTGCTGCGGCCGCAAGGCCGCGCGCCTTTCGGATCAGGCGTCGTTCGCCGGTCCGTTCATGCCCAGCGCATGCATGTAGAGGTCGAGGATCGCATCCTCCTCCTCGCGCTCATGCGGCTGCTTCTTGCGCAGGGAGATCACCTTGCGCAGGATCTTGACGTCGAAGCCGGTGCCCTTGGCTTCCGCGTAGACATCCTTGATGTCGTCCGAGATCACCTTCTTCTCTTCCTCGAGACGCTCGATGCGCTCGACAAATGCACGCAGCTGGTCGCCGGCGACGCCGCCTGGATCGGACATGGGTACTCGTCTCCTTCATGGGTGCGGGCCGTAAGGCCTGCGGATCGGGGTGATAAAACGGGGCCGGGAGGCAAAATGCCTCCCGTGATGCCGATCTGCATGCGCGGAAAATCGGGCGGATGCAAGACCGGGGAACGAAAACGGAACGATATTCACATGGGCGTGGCGCAGCGTCTTACTCGTGCGGGCGGGCCTTTTCGAAGGCAGCCTGCTGCTCGGCGCTCGCCTCGTTCTGGTAGAGATCCTTCCACTGCGAATACGGCATGCCGTAGACGATCTCGCGCGCGCCGTCCTTGTCGAGCGCGACGCCCTTCTCGTTCGCCGCGTCCAGATACCAGTTGGACAGGCAGTTCCGGCAGAAGCCGGCAAGGTTCATCATGTCGATGTTCTGCACGTCGGTGCGGTTGCGCAGATGCGAGACCAGACGGCGGAATGCGGCCGCCTCCAGTTCGGTGCGCGTTGCCTCGTCGATTTCGGCCATGTCCTTCTCCATCTCTCGCAGCCGCCCGGTCTCTCGCAGGATCCGGCCGCTCAGTCGCAGCGCGATCCGTAGTGGCGGATCGTGTCGAGGTCCGGCGCTTGCTGCAGGACCTTCGCGACCAGCGGCACCAGCCGCTGCGTCCAGGCCTCGATGCCGGCCGCATCGCCAATCAGGTCCTGGCGGACCTCAAGCAGCACATGCGCCAGCCCTCGCGCCGTACCATGCCGGTACATGCAGTCGTTCTTCAAGGCCCCGTCATAGGGCTCGTTGTCGCCCACCACCAGATCGGGATCGGATCGCAATGCGTCAAGCAGCGGCAGCGCGAAACGCGGGTCGCTGTCCCACAGGATGCCCGCATGCCAGGGCCGCGGCACGCCGCGCCACACCGGCGTATAGCTGTGGATCGACAGTATCGCCGGGGGATGGCCTTCCGCGATCGCCGCGTCGATCTCCGCCGCCACCGCCTCGTGATAGGGCCGGTGATAGGTCACGAGCCGGTGTTCGCGCTCGGCCGCGTCGTGTTGCGCATTGCCCGGAACCACCGAACCGTCCGACAGGCGCATCACCAGCGTCGGGTCGTCTTCGCCGCGGTTCGGGTCGATCAGCAGCCGCGAATAGGTGGTCATCAGGGCCGGCACGCCGAAGGCCTGCGCCAGTCCCAGCGTCAGCTCGCGCACGCCGATGTCATAGGCGATGTGACGCGAAAACTCGGACGGCGGCAGGCCGAGCGAGCCGTAACGCGCCGGCAGTCCGTTGCTGGCATGGTCGCACAGCAGCAGGAGCCCGCGCGAGCGGTCGCCCTCGACCTTCTCGAACGGCGCCTCGTCGGGGGATTTCGGGGCAGGAAACCGGCTCTCGGCCATCTCGGCTCCGTTTGGCATCGCCGCCCTCGTGCTGCTCGCCGCCGGGCGGCGGGACCGGCAAGGGGGCGCAGGGGGCTTGCAGGATTCAGGTCCCGCTGTGCACCATATCCGGCGTCCTCTTTCAACCGCATTTTCGCCCTTGCCGGCCGATAAGAGCTATCAGCGATTTCTGGCGAGACAGGCCGGCACCGGATGCCTAATCTCCGCTCGATCCGTTTGCCCGGCCCCTCCGAACGCTTCCCGAAAGACCTTACGGCATGACCACCGCCCCCGCCCCGCTCAGCGCCGCTCCCGACCAGCGTCTTCTGGTCGCCTTCGTGGCGCTGCTCGCCGGGGCCATCGCAATGGGCGTCTCGCCAGCCTTTGTGCGCCATGCCGATGTCGGTCCCTTCGCCAGCGCCTTCTGGCGCGCGGCCCTCGCCCTGCCGCTGCTTGCCGTGTGGGCGCGGCTCGAGCGCCCGAAAGGTGCCGCCGCCCCGCGCTGGACCCCGGCGACACTCGCCGCCGGCGTGCTGTTCGCCGGCGACCTGTTCTTCTGGCACCTGGCGATCATGAACACCACGGCGGCCAACGCGACGCTGCTGGCGACCCTCGCCCCGCTCTGGGTGATGCTGGCCTCCGGCGCCCTGCTCAAGGAGCCGGTCACCCGCGCCATGGCCCTCGGCCTTGCCGCCTGCCTTCTCGGCGCGGCCCTGCTCATCGGCAGCAGCTTCGCCTTTGCGCCGGAGCGCCTGACCGGCGATCTCTACGGCGTCGTCACCTCGGTCTTCTTCGGCGCCTATTTCATCGCCATGCGCTTTGCCCGGCGCGGCAGCACCGGCATGACGCCGGGCCTGCTGGTCTATCGCAGCTCGCTCGTCACCGCCGCCGTGCTTCTCGTCGTTGCCCTGATGCTGGAGGAGACGATCCTGCCCAGCACGCTGACCGGCGTTGCCATGCTGATTGCGCTCGGCGTCGTCGCCCACGCGCTCGGTCAGGGCCTGCTCGCCTTCGCCCTCGGCTCCCTGTCGGCCGGCTTTTCCGCGCTCGTCATCTTCCTGGAGGCGGTTGCCGCCGCCGCCGTCGGCTATCTCTTCCTCGGCGAGAGCATCGGCCCGGCCCAGGCGCTCGGCGGCGCCGTCATCCTTGCCGGCATCTACATCGCCCGCCCGCGGGCCGCGCCCGTGGCCGTTGCCCCCGCCACCGCTCCCCTCCCGACCCGCGAGGCCGAATGACCGACACGACCGCCATGCGCGCCCTGCTGCAGGACCTGTTCGCCGCCGCCGTCGATGCTGCCCGCGCCGAGACCTGCCTGCCGCCGCACCTTCCCGCCCCCGGCGAAACCGGCCGCATCGTGCTGCTCGGCGCCGGCAAGGCCGCCGGCGCAATGATGAAGGTGGCGGAAAACCACTATCGCGAGACGCACGGCCTTGGCCCCGACCGTCTCGTCGGCCTCGGCGTCACCCGCCATGGCTACGGCCAGGACACGCAGCTGATCGAGATGGTCGAGGCCGGCCATCCCGTCCCCGACCAGGCCGGCATCGACGCCACCCGCCGCACCTTGGCGATGGCCGCCGCCGCCCGCCCGGGCGATCACATTGTCGTGCTCCTGTCCGGCGGCGGCTCGGCCAACTGGATCGCCCCGGTCGAGGGCCTGTCGCTGGCCGACAAGCAGGCGCTGACCCGCGCCCTGCTGCGCTCCGGCGCCACCATCGAGCAGATCAACACCGTCCGCCGCCACCTGTCGCGCATCAAGGGCGGGCGCCTTGCCGCCGCCCGGCCGCACGGCGTGCCGATGACGACGCTCGCCGTCTCCGACGTGCCGCGCGACGAACCCATCGCCATCGCCTCCGGCCCCACCGTCGCCGATCCCACGACGCTCGCCGATGCCCGCGCGCTCGTCGCCCGCTATGCCCCGGACGCGCCCGAAAGCGTCCACCGCGCGCTGGCCGACCCCGCCAACGAGACGCCCAAGCCCGGCGATCCGCTGTTTTCCGGAACCCGGTTCGAGATCGTCGCCCGCCCTGCCCTGTCGCTGGAGCGCGCCGCGGCGATCGCCCGGGAAAAGGGCTACGAGCCGGTCCTGCTCGGCGACAGCCTGGAGGGCGAGGCGCGCGAAGTCGCAGCCGAGCATGCCCGCATGGCGCGTGGGATCGCCGAGGCGGGTCGGCGGGCCGTGCTGCTGTCCGGCGGCGAGCTCACCGTGACGATCCGCGGCGACGGGCGCGGCGGCCCCAACCAGGAATACGCGCTCGCCCTTGCCCTGGAGCTGGACGGTGCTCGCGGAATTGCCGCAGTTGCAGGTGATACGGACGGCACGGATGGCGGCGCAGGATCGGCAGATGATCCGGCGGGCGCCTTGGTCGACGAAACGACTCTCGCGCGCGCCGCAAGCTCAGGTCATGATGCCGCCGCATTTCTGGAGAGAAACGACAGCACCGGTTTCTTCGATCATCTCGGGGATCTGCTGAGACCCGGACCAACCTATACCAACGTCAACGACTTCCGGGCCGTCCTCATTGACAAGGCGGAAGCCCGTCGGTCATAAGATGACGCGCATGGTCGTGGCACGAGTAATCGAATGATGAAAAAGGCCGAGAGGCAGCGGCAAACCACGGCAGTCAGAACGATCCGGCTGGGCCTCGCATCCTGCGGCGCGATGGCGCTCGCCCTGACGGCTTTCAGCGTTCTCGGAGCGACACCGGCCAAGGCCGAGCTGCGCCTGTGCAACAAGACCGAAAGTCAGGTCGGCGTTGCCATCGGCTATCGCGAGCAGGCCGACTGGGTCACCGAGGGTTGGTGGAACCTGCCGGCAAATTCCTGTGAAACGTTGGTGGCGGGCTCGCTCGTGTCACGTTTCTATTATATCTATGCGGTGGATTACGATCAGTTCGGGGAGTGGGGCGGCCGCGCCTTCATGTGTACCCGCGAGAAGGAATTCACCATCCGGGGTATCGAGGACTGCGTCGCCCGCGGCTTCGAACGGACCGGATTCTTCGAAATCGATACGGGCGAGCAAGCCAGCTGGACGGTCCAGCTGACAGAGCCCGTGCAAGGGGGGACAGGCGGACAATGAAGCGTGACAGGCGGGTCAAGATTCTAGCGACACTCGGACCCTCCTCCTCGGATCCGCAAACGATCGAGAAGCTCTACACCGCCGGTGCCGACGTCTTCCGCATCAACATGAGTCACACCGACCACCCGCGCCTGCATGCGCTGGTGGCGATGATTCGCGAGATCGAGGCGAAGATCGGCCGGCCGATCGGCATCCTTGCCGACCTCCAGGGGCCCAAACTGCGTGTGGGCACCTTCGAGGGCGACGCGGTGATGCTTGAGAACGGCGCCAGCTTCACCCTCGACAGCGACAAGACGCCGGGCAACGCCTCGCGCGTCCACCTCCCCCATCGCGAGATCCTCCAGGCGCTCGAGCCGGGCCACCGCCTGCTGCTCGACGACGGCAAGATCCGCCTGCGCGTGACCTCCTGCACCAAGACCAGCGCCGACACGGTGGTCGAGGTCGGCGGCAAGTTGTCCAACCGCAAGGGCGTCAGCGTTCCCGACACGGAGATCCCGGTCGGCGCGCTCACCGACAAGGACCGCAAGGATCTCGATGCCGCGCTGGAAGCCGGCGTCGACTGGATCGCGCTGTCCTTCATCCAGCGCCCCGACGACCTTGCCGACGTGCGCAAGGTGACGCGCGGCCGCGCCGGTATCCTCGCCAAGATCGAAAAGCCCCAGGCCATCGAACGGCTGAGCGAGATCATCGACCTCTCCGACGCGCTGATGGTCGCCCGCGGCGATCTCGGCGTCGAGATGCCGCTGGAACAGGTCCCGGGCCTGCAGAAGCAGATCGTCCGCGCCTGCCGCCGCGCCGGCAAGCCGGTGGTCGTCGCCACCCAGATGCTGGAATCGATGATCACAGCCCCGGTGCCGACCCGCGCCGAGGTGTCCGACGTCGCCACCGCCGTGTTCGAAGGCGCCGACGCTGTGATGCTCTCCGCCGAATCGGCCGCCGGCCAGTTCCCGGTCGAGGCGGTCGCCACCATGGACCGCATCGCCCGCCAGGTGGAGCGCGACCCCAACTATCGCGGCATCATCCACGCCCAGCGGCAGGAGCCGGAGCCGACCGGCGCCGATGCCATCGCCGCTGCCGCGCGCCAGATCGCCGAGACGCTGAACCTTGCCGCCGTGGTCTGCTACACGACCTCCGGCGCCACCGGCCTGCGCGCCTCGCGCGAGCGTCCCTCCGTGCCGGTCATCGTCATCTCGCCGGTCCTGTCGACCGCCCGCCGCCTGTCGCTGGCCTGGGGCCTCCACTGCGTGGTCTCGGACGACGCCCGCGACGAGAACGACATGGTCGACCGCGCCTGCCAGATCTCCTTCCAGGAGGAACTGGCAAAGCCCGGCCAGCGCATCATCACCACGGCCGGCGTGCCCTTCGGCACCCCCGGCTCGACCAACATGCTGCGCATCGCCTTCATCGGCAGCGACGGTCGCGGCGGTCTCTGAGCCTCACTCGCTCGCGGACACTTTCGACGAGACGGCTTCGGCCGTCTCGTTTCGTTTCCGGCCCTGCATGCCCCATCCCGCCTCCGGGAAGACCATCGCCACCACCTTGGCGATTTCCTCCAGCACCGCGTCCGTGCGCGTGTGCTGCGGCATGTGGCCGGCCCCCTCCAGCGTCACCAGCCAGGCATTGGGCAGGTCCCGCGCCAGGCCGTGCGAATGGATATGCGGGTAGACGACGCCGTCCGTCTCGCCGGTGATCACCGCCGCCGGCTGCGTGATCTCGCCGTATCGCAGAGATGCCGCCTCCACCTCTTCCTTCAGGTAGGAAACGTCCCGCGCATTCGCCCGGAAGGTCTGCGGGCGGAACAGCAGCGACAGGCCCAGCCGCTCGGCATAGTCGTCCGGCGCCATCGCCGGGCGGAAGATGCCGCCGATGGCCCTGGGGGCGACCAACGCCGCCCCGAACGGGGCCAGCGTGTGGGAGAACACGGTGCCGACCACCGGCAGGGCCGCCGCGTCGTAATACCAGTTGACCCCGCCCGGCCAGGGATGGGTTGCCGGCGCCAGGAACACCAGCCCGGCGAAAAGGTCCGCCCGCTCCAGCGCCAGCTGCGCCGCCACCGCCCCGCCCCAGGAATGGCCGACCGCAACGGCCCGCGTTATGCCGAGACTGTCGGTCAGTCCCGCGATCAGAGCCGCCTGCGCCGCCGGGCGGTACATGCCGTCGTCGCCGCGCTCCGAATACCCGTGGCCGGGCCGGTCTACGAAAACGAGCCGCGCGGGCCTCCCCTTCTCGGCCCGGGCCGCCAGAGGCCCTGCCAGCGCCATATGCGGGTCGCGCAGGTTGGCGCTCGCCCCGTGCACGAAGACCAGCGCCGGATCGCCCTCACGCCAGCCCTCGGGCCGCATGTCGACATAGTGCAGCCGCACGCCGTCGATCTCGGCAAAGGCCCCGATCGGCGGATAGCGCGCCTCGGCGCCGCGGCCGCGCAGCTCCGCCAGCACGGCAAGGCCGGAGAGCAGCAGCGCCAGCGCGGACAGCAGGTAAATGGCAAGGGTGGGCATGGGCGGGCAGGTCCGGCTTTACGAGGAACGGGCGGCGGGACGAAAGGCGGGGCCGCGAAGGGCGTCTTGCGCCGTCTGCGGCGCATCGCCCCTGCGGCCTCGACGGATCGCGGGACGGGCCTCAGATCGGCGAGCCGGCCGCCGCCTTTTCCATGTCCTCTACCGCCTTACGCGCGTTTTCGCTGACCGGATGTATCTTCAGCACCTGGCGGAAGGTTTCCAGCGCCTCGTCGTCGCGCCCGATCCGCCGCAGGATGATGCCGAGACCGGACATCGCGCCCCAGTGGCGCGGCTCCAGCGCCAGCACGCGCTCGATATCGACCATCGAGCGACCGAAATCCTC comes from Stappia sp. 28M-7 and encodes:
- a CDS encoding DUF1244 domain-containing protein → MAEIDEATRTELEAAAFRRLVSHLRNRTDVQNIDMMNLAGFCRNCLSNWYLDAANEKGVALDKDGAREIVYGMPYSQWKDLYQNEASAEQQAAFEKARPHE
- a CDS encoding DUF2312 domain-containing protein translates to MSDPGGVAGDQLRAFVERIERLEEEKKVISDDIKDVYAEAKGTGFDVKILRKVISLRKKQPHEREEEDAILDLYMHALGMNGPANDA
- a CDS encoding NAD(P)(+) transhydrogenase (Re/Si-specific) subunit beta; protein product: MLSANVTAVLYVISAVLFILALRGLSSPETSRQGNMFGMVGMAIAIVTTLLTAAPGFSGLALIVGGLAIGGGVGAVIAKRVPMTAMPQLVAAFHSLVGMAAVLVAAGALYAPQAFGIGTVGTIHGASLVEMSLGVAIGAITFTGSVIAFAKLDGRMSGAPIMLPARHLINGGLAALIVLMVIIFVATESHTVFWMIVVLSLIFGGLIIIPIGGADMPVVVSMLNSYSGWAAAGIGFTLGNMALIVVGALVGSSGAILSYIMCKGMNRSFISVILGGFGGETAAAGGGGADDRPVKQGSAEDAAFIMKNAAKVIIVPGYGMAVAQAQHALRELADTLKEEGVEVKYAIHPVAGRMPGHMNVLLAEANVPYDEVFELEDINSEFAQADVVYVIGANDVTNPAARDDPSSPIYGMPILDVDKAGTVLFVKRGMGSGYAGIQNELFFLDKTMMLFGDAKKMTEGIVKAL
- a CDS encoding excalibur calcium-binding domain-containing protein; this translates as MMILKALCLMGALGPAGPYTPVDPPAATLVQARRGLTCKQMPDCRSAVILWCSGYGRADGDGDGIPCENVCSSRRQVEAILREIGCNK
- a CDS encoding N-formylglutamate amidohydrolase; this translates as MAESRFPAPKSPDEAPFEKVEGDRSRGLLLLCDHASNGLPARYGSLGLPPSEFSRHIAYDIGVRELTLGLAQAFGVPALMTTYSRLLIDPNRGEDDPTLVMRLSDGSVVPGNAQHDAAEREHRLVTYHRPYHEAVAAEIDAAIAEGHPPAILSIHSYTPVWRGVPRPWHAGILWDSDPRFALPLLDALRSDPDLVVGDNEPYDGALKNDCMYRHGTARGLAHVLLEVRQDLIGDAAGIEAWTQRLVPLVAKVLQQAPDLDTIRHYGSRCD
- a CDS encoding bifunctional diguanylate cyclase/phosphodiesterase; protein product: MNGFRRILAQSALLRPVQPWLVGGAVACACLVATLVALRGVATLNQPEPDAGQHMVRHMRYTFAEVARVDGMLQALSLDAASPEARGLVSNAADHFHIRLEVLGGLTRGPLVEPDSGVAPIAWALLDGLDRLASGETPINQTTLTDLRRTSFELTREIGDYMRGVEADIDEALKQRAENSAGAWFEVIASVTMLLVLSFISLALRWRNRRMVTELKLVSGIDSLTGLANRRGFTEWATATTAAGPAPRQALLIFDLDRFKAVNDRHGHLAGDELLKTAADWLVERFGDRGIVARWGGDEFVATLSLPQDEAGDLAALIAERMSSPPELVFKGETIPLHFSCGIAVWPDDGPTIDATIVAADAALYEAKARGRGRQVFFEAGISDRRDRAEALRTSLPQALAAGQLFLEFQPQVHIGCGTVTGVEALVRWRDTATGEIIPPALFIPILEEGDQIAELDRFVIDEACRTAASWAEAGRRLRVSVNLSPRTFQTPGLAELVAAALGRHGLTARQLEIEITEGVLLIDDVQVEANLAALAELGVRLALDDFGSGYSNIAYLMRLKPDVLKIDRSFVLEGDEHIRASIVQGILQLAETLGAETLIEGIETADQLRFVHETGCQIVQGFLFARPMAASAIPAFCVGFEAQHQLAQGTLLLQHRA
- a CDS encoding DMT family transporter, with product MTTAPAPLSAAPDQRLLVAFVALLAGAIAMGVSPAFVRHADVGPFASAFWRAALALPLLAVWARLERPKGAAAPRWTPATLAAGVLFAGDLFFWHLAIMNTTAANATLLATLAPLWVMLASGALLKEPVTRAMALGLAACLLGAALLIGSSFAFAPERLTGDLYGVVTSVFFGAYFIAMRFARRGSTGMTPGLLVYRSSLVTAAVLLVVALMLEETILPSTLTGVAMLIALGVVAHALGQGLLAFALGSLSAGFSALVIFLEAVAAAAVGYLFLGESIGPAQALGGAVILAGIYIARPRAAPVAVAPATAPLPTREAE
- a CDS encoding proton-translocating transhydrogenase family protein, whose product is MSELNANETLERARAAAEAAREAAETAQAAADAARGYADQIAGGASDSIAHAASALTGGAIDPFVFQFTIFVLAIFVGYYVVWSVTPALHTPLMSVTNAISSVIVVGALLAVGVDLAADGAAYARGFGFLALIMASVNIFGGFLVTQRMLAMYKKKQR